Proteins encoded together in one Lathyrus oleraceus cultivar Zhongwan6 chromosome 5, CAAS_Psat_ZW6_1.0, whole genome shotgun sequence window:
- the LOC127081229 gene encoding uncharacterized protein LOC127081229: protein MSFLFDLSSFLLMPEPILQEDMDKLTSQIKELELENTQLRVQLNRAKERNHVLEDKGKQICEKFKDSKKRLRLAEGQRVWVGGALQGANPELDFCNDKLDQASRIIKDLENTVERSNAMKKEAREDYEAHIIELRTTLKEYKDLLAKEQLEREKIHRSFLCESFNLGRACEQIKNLKRGIYDQAYVELQINGRH, encoded by the coding sequence ATGTCGTTTTTGTTTGACCTTTCTTCATTCTTATTGATGCCCGAGCCTATCCTACAAGAGGACATGGACAAACTTACCAGCCAAATCAAAGAGCTTGAGTTGGAAAACACTCAATTACGAGTCCAACTTAATCGTGCCAAAGAACGTAACCACGTCTTGGAGGATAAGGGTAAGCAAATTTGTGAAAAATTCAAAGATAGTAAGAAGAGGCTCCGATTAGCCGAGGGACAAAGAGTTTGGGTTGGTGGAGCTCTACAAGGAGCTAATCCTGAGCTAGACTTCTGCAACGATAAGTTGGATCAAGCGTCTCGAATCATCAAGGACCTTGAGAATACTGTCGAGAGGTCTAATGCCATGAAGAAAGAAGCGAGGGAAGATTATGAGGCCCATATTATCGAACTAAGGACCACTCTAAAAGAGTATAAGGACCTTCTGGCCAAGGAACAACTAGAGAGAGAAAAGATCCACCGAAGCTTCTTGTGTGAGTCGTTCAACCTTGGACGAGCTTGCGAGCAAATCAAGAACTTAAAGAGGGGGATCTATGACCAAGCCTATGTAGAGTTACAAATCAACGGTAGACATTAG